Proteins from one Microcoleus sp. FACHB-672 genomic window:
- a CDS encoding ABC transporter substrate-binding protein — MNRQRLSIQPWQQIGQFLCLFCICCFLILSCTQKPADRTPNAGNQRISIGTTLKIRTIDPADAYEQAASTWISNLGERLYTYKPGTTEIQPQLATALPKISKDGLTYRVPVRKGVVFHDGTPFDAKTMAFSLQRFMDNQGNPSALLADIVDSVRATGEYELTIQLKKPFAAFPSLLTFSGLCAVSPKTYEMGAGKFKPDTFAGTGPYKLVNYGTDSLKLDIFEQYWGEKPANQGVDVQFFTSPANLYSAFTTGAVDIAYQELDSEQIQSLEKQSPAQGWQTISAPGNYVSYWVLNTSKPPLNNPEIRQAITAIVDRQLLIDRVRYGQSEPLYSMIPTTFDVHKPAFKERYGDTDSAKAKQLLQKAGYTPEKPLKLEIWYPSQSNIRARVAGTLKAIAQQQLGGRLQLEINSVESATAFSNLEKGIYQTFLLDWFPDFFDADNYIQPFLSCSQGTPKAGCRLGSSQTLGSFYYSNRINQLIDQERKELNPPRRKAIFSQIQDIIAQDVPYIPLWQNKDYAFVQKGITGIHLDPTQQLPLWTIRKSSAN, encoded by the coding sequence ATGAACCGGCAACGCCTATCGATCCAGCCGTGGCAGCAAATTGGACAATTCCTCTGTTTATTCTGCATTTGCTGTTTTCTCATTCTTAGTTGTACTCAAAAACCGGCAGATCGAACACCCAATGCCGGCAATCAGCGCATTAGCATCGGCACAACCTTAAAAATTCGCACAATTGATCCCGCGGATGCCTACGAACAGGCAGCAAGCACTTGGATCAGCAACCTCGGCGAACGCCTCTACACCTACAAACCGGGCACAACCGAGATTCAACCGCAACTCGCCACAGCCTTACCCAAAATTAGCAAAGACGGTTTAACCTATCGCGTGCCGGTGCGTAAAGGCGTTGTTTTCCACGATGGCACACCCTTCGACGCCAAAACAATGGCATTTTCCCTGCAACGGTTCATGGACAATCAGGGCAACCCCTCAGCCTTGCTTGCAGACATTGTAGACTCGGTGCGAGCCACCGGCGAGTATGAATTAACCATTCAACTGAAAAAACCGTTTGCCGCCTTTCCCTCACTCTTGACCTTTAGCGGACTTTGTGCTGTTTCCCCCAAAACTTATGAAATGGGTGCCGGCAAATTCAAGCCAGATACCTTTGCCGGCACCGGCCCTTATAAATTAGTTAATTATGGGACTGATTCCCTTAAATTAGATATTTTTGAGCAATATTGGGGAGAAAAACCGGCCAACCAAGGCGTTGACGTGCAATTTTTCACCAGTCCCGCCAATCTTTATAGTGCATTTACAACCGGCGCAGTCGATATCGCTTATCAAGAACTCGACAGCGAACAAATTCAAAGTTTAGAAAAGCAGTCGCCGGCTCAAGGTTGGCAGACGATCAGCGCCCCAGGAAATTATGTTAGCTACTGGGTACTCAACACCAGCAAACCGCCTTTAAATAACCCAGAAATCAGACAAGCGATCACTGCAATTGTTGACCGGCAATTACTGATTGATCGTGTCCGTTACGGACAGTCAGAACCGCTTTACAGTATGATTCCCACCACGTTTGACGTTCACAAACCAGCCTTTAAAGAACGCTACGGAGACACAGATAGCGCCAAAGCCAAACAACTGCTGCAAAAAGCCGGTTACACCCCAGAAAAACCCCTAAAACTTGAAATTTGGTATCCTTCTCAATCCAATATCAGAGCAAGGGTTGCCGGCACCCTGAAAGCAATTGCCCAACAACAACTTGGTGGACGGTTGCAACTAGAAATCAACAGCGTAGAATCTGCAACCGCTTTCAGTAACTTAGAAAAAGGTATCTACCAAACCTTTTTACTCGACTGGTTTCCAGATTTTTTTGACGCCGATAATTACATTCAGCCCTTTCTTTCCTGTAGCCAAGGCACACCCAAAGCCGGCTGCCGGTTAGGAAGCAGTCAAACCCTCGGTTCATTTTATTACAGCAACCGCATCAACCAGCTGATTGATCAAGAGCGAAAAGAACTTAACCCCCCAAGGCGCAAAGCAATTTTTAGCCAAATTCAGGACATCATCGCCCAAGATGTCCCGTACATCCCTCTCTGGCAGAACAAAGATTACGCCTTTGTCCAGAAAGGCATCACCGGCATCCATCTCGATCCCACTCAGCAGTTACCCCTGTGGACAATTCGCAAATCCTCAGCTAATTAG
- a CDS encoding SLC13 family permease, which yields MKLDTAEKSLQSVKPNLLFSSMENWQAIVATVTFISVIFLIMTEWLHLVIAAFLGALILVFTHIMTLNEAIGYISRSHATLGLFFGVMVLVRAFEPTKIFEYLGTQIVILAQGKGKRLLLAIVGITTPICAVLPNATTVMLLAPLLPPMAAEIGVDFVPLLILMVFVANSAGLLTLVGDPATFIVGDAVNISFVDYLLQLSFGGILAIGTILIMLPWLFPKTWRKELDNLEELPHPQINHPRILAVGALIVAFVLVFFVVGESLPIPISPATVALLGAALALLLAHHSNIDSVNNILRDVDWSTLIFFMCTFVLIGGLEKTGVIKGLSGVLAVILGKNIALGSLFLLFFVGLLSSVIPNIPLVVAMVPLLKQYVVNIGLAAPEVLDPNFQGQFPPVVLPLFYAMMFGATLGGNGTLVGASSNIVAAGVSELHGRRISFKTFLRYGIPVMAMQLLVAALYMTFRFLI from the coding sequence TTGAAACTTGATACGGCAGAGAAATCGCTCCAGTCTGTTAAACCCAACTTACTATTTAGCTCAATGGAAAACTGGCAAGCTATTGTCGCCACAGTAACCTTTATCAGCGTAATTTTCTTAATTATGACTGAGTGGTTGCACCTAGTGATTGCAGCTTTTTTGGGGGCATTAATCCTGGTGTTTACCCACATCATGACTTTAAACGAAGCGATCGGCTATATCAGCCGCAGTCACGCAACATTGGGTTTATTCTTCGGAGTCATGGTACTGGTGCGAGCATTTGAGCCGACTAAAATCTTTGAATACTTAGGGACTCAAATAGTTATCTTGGCTCAAGGAAAAGGCAAGCGACTTTTGCTTGCCATTGTCGGCATTACAACCCCCATTTGTGCAGTTTTACCCAATGCCACAACCGTGATGCTGCTTGCGCCTTTACTGCCGCCAATGGCAGCAGAAATAGGCGTTGATTTTGTTCCTTTACTGATTCTGATGGTGTTTGTGGCTAACAGCGCGGGACTGCTGACACTTGTTGGCGATCCTGCGACGTTTATTGTAGGTGATGCCGTCAATATTAGCTTTGTAGATTATCTACTCCAATTAAGTTTTGGTGGAATTCTGGCAATCGGAACGATCTTAATCATGCTACCGTGGTTATTTCCCAAAACTTGGCGCAAAGAATTGGATAATTTGGAGGAATTACCCCATCCTCAAATTAATCACCCCCGAATTTTAGCAGTAGGGGCTTTAATTGTCGCCTTTGTTTTAGTGTTCTTTGTTGTAGGAGAATCGCTCCCGATACCCATCTCACCGGCAACCGTTGCCTTATTAGGAGCGGCTTTAGCTTTGCTTCTCGCTCATCACAGCAACATTGATTCTGTCAACAATATATTGCGGGATGTAGACTGGAGTACCTTAATATTTTTTATGTGTACCTTTGTTCTGATAGGCGGACTGGAAAAAACAGGGGTCATCAAAGGTTTGTCTGGGGTACTCGCCGTGATACTGGGAAAAAATATTGCCTTAGGTTCACTGTTTCTCCTATTTTTCGTGGGTTTACTGTCCAGTGTGATCCCCAATATTCCGCTTGTGGTGGCAATGGTGCCATTACTTAAACAATACGTTGTCAATATTGGTTTAGCAGCCCCAGAAGTGCTAGATCCTAACTTTCAGGGGCAGTTTCCCCCTGTGGTTCTTCCGTTGTTTTATGCCATGATGTTTGGCGCAACTTTGGGAGGAAATGGAACCCTAGTCGGCGCTTCTTCTAATATCGTCGCGGCGGGGGTTTCAGAGCTGCACGGACGCCGGATTTCATTTAAAACGTTTCTGCGTTACGGCATCCCAGTAATGGCGATGCAATTGCTAGTTGCTGCTTTGTATATGACGTTTCGATTTCTAATTTAA
- a CDS encoding low temperature-induced protein produces the protein MQSMRFNLPVRRLFSALMAVCICALMFVSTAFPAFANTSSPTKGEDKLLGIERKSQEVTLSDPYSLEKTQTEANKGINEVQGDADLDKMITPENTTATSVEEQAKNFLEKVVGKDD, from the coding sequence ATGCAATCTATGCGCTTCAACCTACCTGTACGGCGTCTGTTTAGTGCTTTGATGGCCGTCTGCATTTGCGCTTTGATGTTCGTTTCCACCGCCTTCCCGGCTTTTGCCAACACCAGCAGCCCTACAAAAGGGGAAGATAAACTGTTAGGAATTGAGCGGAAGTCGCAAGAAGTGACTCTCTCAGACCCTTACTCGCTGGAAAAAACCCAGACCGAAGCAAATAAGGGTATCAATGAAGTTCAGGGAGATGCCGATCTTGACAAGATGATCACCCCTGAGAATACCACTGCTACCTCTGTTGAGGAGCAAGCGAAGAACTTTTTAGAAAAGGTCGTTGGTAAAGACGACTAA
- the ntrB gene encoding nitrate ABC transporter permease, with translation MAIQLNLSMIAVAGQATWKRAKPMIVRDVVLLPAAGFLGIIVLWWIVALFHKELIPTPPQALAANWDYITHPFYKRGPGDLGIGWLLIASIRRVLLGFGLGALVAIPLGFLIGMSKKAMMALNPLVQIFKPVSPLAWLPIALAIFNLAEPSSIFVIFITSLWPTIINTALGVSSVSKDYLDVARVLEMPRWRRITKIIWPASLPYIFTGLRISLGIAWLVIVAVEMLTGGIGIGFFVWDEWSRLNLSSVFLAILVIGLTGLLLDWAVGKIEELITHRPSRST, from the coding sequence ATGGCAATTCAGTTGAATTTGTCGATGATTGCGGTGGCTGGACAAGCCACTTGGAAACGGGCTAAACCTATGATTGTCCGGGATGTGGTGTTACTCCCGGCAGCCGGATTTTTAGGAATTATTGTGCTGTGGTGGATTGTGGCTTTGTTCCACAAGGAATTAATTCCCACACCCCCTCAAGCACTGGCCGCAAATTGGGATTACATTACTCATCCATTTTATAAGCGCGGCCCAGGAGATTTAGGCATTGGTTGGTTATTAATTGCCAGTATCCGCCGGGTTTTACTCGGCTTTGGTTTAGGCGCTCTGGTTGCCATCCCACTCGGTTTTTTGATTGGGATGTCCAAAAAAGCAATGATGGCGCTCAATCCGCTTGTTCAAATCTTCAAGCCAGTGTCACCGCTTGCTTGGCTGCCGATTGCCTTAGCGATCTTTAACTTGGCCGAGCCATCCTCAATCTTTGTGATATTTATCACCTCTTTGTGGCCAACAATTATTAACACTGCCCTTGGTGTTTCTAGCGTTTCCAAAGATTATTTGGATGTGGCGCGGGTGTTAGAAATGCCGCGCTGGCGACGGATTACTAAAATTATCTGGCCGGCAAGTTTGCCTTATATTTTCACCGGCTTGCGAATTAGCTTAGGGATTGCGTGGCTGGTGATCGTTGCGGTGGAAATGCTCACCGGCGGCATTGGTATTGGCTTTTTCGTGTGGGATGAATGGAGCCGGCTGAATTTAAGTTCTGTATTTCTCGCCATTCTGGTTATTGGATTAACCGGACTTCTCTTAGACTGGGCGGTTGGCAAAATAGAGGAATTGATCACGCACCGTCCCTCACGCAGCACCTAA
- a CDS encoding ABC transporter substrate-binding protein, translated as MSDISPKDWSRREFLTGMGAAAAGMALSSCAISGDRSAKGLTEEALEIKPVVDPKTLEKPNLTVGYVPVNDCAPFAIAWKKGLFRKYGLNVTLNREASWATSRDGVIFGRTDAAPVVSGAVTNARIGAEGARHAPLCAGMTIHRHGNAMTMNRKMWDFGLRPWYEYNGDLEAFGKQFRAYFESQSTENRVWAVVLSSSIYEYFIRYLSAAAGIDPLKEFRVIIVPPPQMVTNVRIGAMQAYMVAEPWNTRAIYEKATNGDQGIGFTFAQGKEIWLGHPDRLLGVMESFIEKYPKTYRSLLKAMIEACQYCGDPNNGDEVAKLLTERSFTGAKPKTGPVDKFTRPAIVGDYNYGGFDGKERIVKSPDTTVFFNIPPNIPQQPGEHSTFMWRSRSIWLMTQAARWGQIKQVPKNAEELASKGWRSDIYREVAAELGIPCPKDDYKVEPPEVFIDKKGFDPSDPVGYLNSFEIRANRPQSLFMS; from the coding sequence ATGAGTGATATCTCCCCAAAAGACTGGAGTCGGCGCGAGTTTTTGACAGGAATGGGTGCAGCGGCAGCGGGAATGGCGCTTTCTTCTTGTGCCATTAGTGGTGATCGTTCTGCCAAAGGACTCACCGAAGAAGCCTTGGAAATTAAACCAGTCGTCGATCCCAAAACCCTAGAAAAACCCAATCTCACCGTTGGATATGTGCCGGTGAACGACTGCGCCCCCTTTGCGATCGCCTGGAAAAAAGGGCTTTTCCGCAAGTATGGTTTAAACGTCACACTTAACCGCGAAGCCAGTTGGGCAACCTCTCGTGATGGCGTGATTTTTGGCCGAACGGATGCCGCACCCGTTGTGTCTGGTGCTGTTACGAACGCCCGAATTGGAGCGGAAGGCGCACGTCACGCTCCCCTGTGTGCCGGCATGACGATTCACCGGCACGGCAATGCCATGACGATGAACCGGAAAATGTGGGATTTTGGGTTGCGTCCTTGGTACGAATACAATGGCGACTTGGAAGCATTCGGCAAACAATTTAGAGCTTATTTTGAAAGCCAGTCAACAGAAAATAGAGTCTGGGCTGTTGTGCTGAGTTCTTCTATTTACGAATACTTTATCCGCTATTTATCAGCGGCTGCCGGTATCGATCCGCTGAAAGAATTTCGCGTGATTATTGTTCCCCCGCCGCAAATGGTAACAAACGTGCGAATTGGGGCAATGCAAGCTTACATGGTGGCAGAACCCTGGAACACACGAGCCATTTACGAAAAAGCAACGAATGGGGATCAGGGAATTGGTTTTACCTTTGCTCAAGGTAAAGAAATTTGGCTGGGACATCCAGATAGGCTGCTGGGAGTCATGGAATCTTTCATCGAAAAGTACCCTAAAACTTATCGTTCGCTGCTCAAGGCGATGATTGAAGCCTGCCAGTATTGCGGTGATCCCAACAATGGCGACGAAGTGGCAAAACTGCTGACAGAACGCTCTTTTACTGGCGCAAAACCGAAAACTGGGCCAGTTGATAAATTCACGCGACCGGCAATTGTAGGGGACTATAATTATGGTGGGTTTGATGGCAAAGAGCGGATTGTGAAATCACCGGACACCACAGTATTTTTTAACATTCCCCCTAACATTCCTCAACAACCCGGAGAACACTCCACGTTTATGTGGCGTTCTCGAAGTATCTGGTTAATGACTCAAGCCGCTCGCTGGGGACAAATTAAACAGGTTCCCAAAAATGCGGAAGAACTAGCCAGCAAAGGCTGGAGATCAGATATTTATCGGGAGGTAGCGGCAGAGTTGGGAATTCCCTGCCCAAAAGATGATTATAAGGTCGAACCCCCAGAGGTGTTTATCGATAAGAAAGGCTTCGACCCTAGCGATCCGGTGGGCTATCTCAACAGTTTTGAAATTAGAGCAAATCGCCCCCAATCTTTGTTCATGTCTTAG
- a CDS encoding ABC transporter substrate-binding protein translates to MSHKYLAKFAQRQWRFMGKFLSLFCICCFLAVSCGQKQSTTPANTGTNTGRISIGTTAKIRTLDPADAYEVAAATLLHNLGDRLYTYESGTTDLKPQLATELPKISKDGLTYTIPLRQGVVFHDGEPFNAAAMEFSLKRFIENQGSPSVLLSDTVDSVAATGEYELTIKLKKPFAAFPDLLTFFGACAVSPKAYEIGAGKFSDKFVGTGPYQLALNYSNETIKLDAFDRYWGEKPANKGIDIQRYTSPSNLYNGFRTRAVDVAFQSLDLDQIADLQKQAGSGGWQVLEGRSNGIYYLTLNIKEKPLDNVAVRQALAAIIDRTQLQERVFRGQVEPLHSLVPLTLPDAYKPVFKDQYGDGNAVKAHEALTKAGYSRSNPLRLELWYRSNLTTDGLAASTIKAAVQQKLGGVMEIDLKSVESTTAYQNLDKGIYPMFLLDWSPDFLDPDNYIQPFMDCVKGSAATGCEDGSTKAQGSFYYNERVNELIDKQRQEQNPQARQKIFSELQDILAKDVPFIPLWEGKEYLFAQKGIEGLRLEPTQRVPFWTIKK, encoded by the coding sequence ATGTCGCACAAATATCTCGCAAAGTTTGCCCAACGCCAGTGGCGGTTCATGGGAAAATTCCTTAGTTTATTCTGTATTTGCTGTTTTCTCGCCGTCAGTTGCGGACAAAAACAGTCAACAACCCCAGCAAACACCGGCACCAATACAGGTCGCATTAGCATTGGCACAACCGCCAAGATCCGCACGTTAGACCCCGCTGATGCCTATGAAGTTGCTGCCGCCACCTTGCTTCACAACCTTGGTGATCGCCTCTATACCTACGAGTCGGGAACCACCGATCTCAAACCTCAACTCGCCACAGAGTTGCCCAAAATTAGTAAAGATGGTTTAACCTACACCATTCCCCTGCGTCAGGGTGTCGTTTTCCACGATGGCGAACCCTTCAATGCCGCAGCGATGGAGTTTTCACTCAAGCGGTTTATTGAAAACCAAGGTAGCCCCTCCGTATTGCTATCAGATACGGTGGATTCTGTCGCGGCAACCGGCGAGTATGAATTAACCATCAAGTTGAAAAAACCCTTTGCCGCCTTTCCCGATTTATTAACATTTTTTGGAGCTTGTGCAGTATCGCCAAAAGCCTATGAAATTGGAGCGGGGAAATTTAGCGATAAATTTGTTGGCACCGGCCCTTACCAATTAGCCCTTAACTATAGTAATGAGACAATCAAATTAGACGCTTTTGATCGGTATTGGGGCGAGAAGCCGGCGAATAAAGGAATTGATATTCAACGCTATACAAGTCCATCAAATTTGTACAATGGATTTCGCACCCGCGCAGTGGATGTTGCCTTCCAATCGCTCGATCTCGATCAAATTGCCGATTTACAAAAGCAAGCCGGTTCTGGCGGTTGGCAGGTGCTAGAGGGACGCAGTAATGGGATTTATTACTTAACCCTTAACATCAAAGAAAAGCCATTAGACAATGTGGCAGTGCGGCAAGCACTCGCTGCAATTATTGACCGAACTCAGTTGCAAGAGCGAGTCTTTCGGGGTCAAGTCGAACCGCTTCACAGTTTAGTGCCTCTCACCTTACCAGATGCCTATAAGCCGGTTTTTAAAGACCAATATGGCGATGGCAATGCGGTTAAAGCTCACGAAGCTCTTACAAAAGCCGGTTACTCTAGAAGCAACCCACTAAGATTAGAGCTTTGGTATCGCTCTAACTTAACCACGGATGGATTAGCCGCCAGTACGATCAAAGCGGCAGTTCAGCAAAAATTAGGCGGCGTGATGGAAATTGATCTGAAAAGTGTTGAATCCACCACTGCCTACCAAAATCTAGATAAAGGCATCTATCCCATGTTTTTGCTAGATTGGAGTCCCGACTTTTTAGATCCTGATAACTACATTCAACCGTTCATGGATTGTGTGAAAGGGTCAGCAGCAACAGGTTGTGAGGACGGCTCAACGAAAGCTCAAGGCTCGTTCTACTACAACGAACGAGTTAACGAATTAATTGACAAGCAACGTCAGGAACAAAACCCACAAGCTCGTCAAAAAATCTTTAGCGAACTGCAAGATATTCTCGCCAAAGATGTACCTTTTATCCCCTTATGGGAAGGTAAAGAATACTTGTTTGCTCAAAAAGGCATTGAGGGACTTCGCTTAGAACCGACTCAAAGAGTTCCTTTCTGGACAATCAAGAAATAG